The segment GTGAAACATTGTTTAAAGCACCAAAGAACAAACcagcagacaaacaaaaaccccaaatggcctgaatctctgaaactacCAAAGGGAGCCTGAGGCGATTGTGCTCAGCTTCTCCAGGGCACTGCAATCCTACAGTGAAGCCAGGTTTCCTTGAGTACACACTTGTGGTTCCTAGCTTTCTGTCAGCTCCTATTAGGAAGTAGAAGTGTGTTGcgggtggtgacacacacctttaatctctgcagctggagagatcaaggcagcctggtctacttagagAGTTTctgtcagccagggctacagtgagatcctgtcttaaggGTGGAAAAGGTGTAGAAACTAACCCTGGGCCTTCCTGCTCAGCTCATCCATCCCTCACCAGCCTCCAATGACTTCTCTACTCCATAGTCTGTAGATTTCCTCCACAAtgtttgatattataaagaagaaaattttaggTCTTCAACTAAATGTGTCATCTAATAGTAATCATAGGGAGTGTTGAAGGGAGAAGGTAGAGAAATTTGGGCGTCCTCCCTAAGGTGGGTCAAAGCTTCCGAGTGAGTATACATATATAGCTCCTAAGGCCAGAACTGCCTTTGCAACTTGCAACCAGCTGCCTGGAATTGCTCTGTTCTGAAGCAAGTAGGAGCCTCCAGGAGACAAGAATGAATGACCCACAACCAGGGAAGGGATGGTGGGATGAGCCGGACTACTGCAACCCACTGGAGTTTGATATGGAAGAAGGCCAGGAAGACTACGTATTTGGTAGGCGGCTGTCACCTTCCTCTTAATTTCCTTGTATCACCTGTCTACCTTAGGCTTCAAGGTTCAAGGCCACCTgtttacccaccccacccccaacccagtgCTGGTATTTCACCAGTCCTATATTCCCTTTTCTGTGAACAGGCCCTGATGACAGAATACCTTCACACCCTGGAGGTCCACACCAACACCCTCactcagctggagagatggtttacaTCCTCAGGCCAAACCCGAGTCACTGTGGTGGGACCATTTAAGGCAAGGCTGTGGGTGATGAACATGATCAGAAAAGTGGGGAGTAAGAACACTACCGATCAGATTAAAGGTAGGCATCCTTGACAGGATTGTGGTGAAGGCCTTGATGCCTCTTGgaagatttatttcctttatgtatGAGTCTTCTATCTGCATGTACGGCtgcctgccagaagagggcatctgatctcatgaGCTAACaagtggttgctggcaattgaagtCAGGACTTCTGGTAGAAATCCAGTACTTTGCTTCTTTAAGAGTAGCTGTATAGCACCATGCATCCTGAAAGGCCTCTCTATTATCTAGTAAATGTGATGTTACACAGAGTGCATTAAAGATGGGGATAGAATAAATTCATATAGTTTTATGGAATTAAGTCAGTGAGGGTATGGGAAGGCATGCATGGATTATGTGGGGGGACCTGGTGGGATGATTTCTTCCCCTGCAATGTCCTTCTGAAAGTGTCATCCCTCTTACATTCCCTTATCAGGCAAGATGATGCTAATGCAGATCCGGAGTCATCCTCTGACAGAGCAAGACCTGCAGATTCATCCAGAATCGAGGAGCATTTGTTGGTTTCCTGATTGAGTGATTGGACTTGTGTGGTAGTTCCTAGTTACCTGAACTTTCTTTTGACAGTTGTTTGGCGTTTCTGTTCAAATTCTTTGTATTCATAAGTTCACAGATTTCCTTTGGTAACTGCtttgggaaagcagccagtgtcaTAGGTGGAGAGGTTCTTCATCAGTCTTTgaaaaaacaagtgaaagataGTTAAGGAAGTTTGAGTTGGTGGACCATACTGCCACTCTCAAGCAGTGTGAGGTGTAAGATTACAAATTTCTACGTGTGATATTCTGGAAAAGAGATCTAATAAAACATGTTGCAGTAACATCCAATGCTTTtgattttggtcttttttttctttgtcttcactAATCCAACCCAGCAATGGAATTTTTGGACAAGGTAGTCTCCAAGGACTGGGAAGGCTACATTGTCTCCCAAGAGTTATAAATAGGTTGGTGGGACTGGAAACAAGATATAAATTGCTTCTCTCACATCAGAAGCCACTTAGGCCATGTTAGACCTGGACTGTCTGATTAAAGCAAATTGTATTTGAAATGCAGGAGAGACTGGCTAGACTACTGCCCCCTGCTCCATCACCCAGTTACCTTAGGTGTCAGAGAACAGCCTCTCCCCGGTTTTGAGGTTTCTTATTGGGAAGGGTTAGGGTTGAGAGAATACAGCTGTGGAGATAATTGGCTGTTAGCCCCTAGGCAGAAGAGTGGGGGACTCAGGGCTCAAGGCTACCTGTGGGGAAATGGAGTTATCACCTGTGTTTTGGAGTTTAGCAAGGCAAAGTGGTTGGGTGTACATCAATGGGCATAAGTTGGAAACCTTGGTTTATAGG is part of the Mastomys coucha isolate ucsf_1 unplaced genomic scaffold, UCSF_Mcou_1 pScaffold14, whole genome shotgun sequence genome and harbors:
- the Khdc1l gene encoding LOW QUALITY PROTEIN: putative KHDC1-like protein (The sequence of the model RefSeq protein was modified relative to this genomic sequence to represent the inferred CDS: deleted 1 base in 1 codon) — its product is MNDPQPGKGWWDEPDYCNPLEFDMEEGQEDYVFGPDDEYLHTLEVHTNTLTQLERWFTSSGQTRVTVVGPFKARLWVMNMIRKVGSKNTTDQIKGKMMLMQIRSHPLTEQDLQIHPESRSICWFPD